The Syngnathus scovelli strain Florida chromosome 18, RoL_Ssco_1.2, whole genome shotgun sequence genome contains a region encoding:
- the pcolce2b gene encoding procollagen C-endopeptidase enhancer 2b isoform X2, producing the protein MWRVSGLVCAWCLALLVQVCNGQSERRPSFTCGGNITGQSGIIGSQGYPGVYPPNTKCVWRITVPEGKVVVLSFRSLDLENDSLCRYDYVDVYSGHVNGQRLGRFCGTFKPGALVSTGNKMTLQMVSDANTAGSGFLSVFSAAQPHERGDQYCGGRLDKPSGTFKTPNWPDRDYPAGVTCSWHIVAPKNQIIEVKFEKFDVERDNYCRYDHVSIFNGGEINDARRIGKYCGDSPPAPVFSEGNRLLVQFLSDLSLTADGFIAQYKFRPKKFSVTTPPPPPTSTQPVTSRPIPLKYSVALCRQKCKRRGTLESNFCSSNFVISGTVISAVAHGGSVHATVSIMNVYKEGNLAIQQAGKTMSTKIVILCKKCPLVRRGLNYVFMGHVDEEGRGKVSPQHFVLAFKTKNRKVLDMLKNKRC; encoded by the exons ATGTGGAGAGTGTCCGGGCTGGTTTGCGCGTGGTGTCTCGCCCTCCTCGTCCAAGTCTGTAACGGGCAGTCGGAGAGAAG GCCCTCTTTTACATGTGGGGGAAACATCACTGGACAATCTGGAATAATCGGGAGTCAGGGGTACCCAGGAGTTTACCCCCCAAATACTAAATGCGTGTGGAGGATCACA GTCCCGGAGGGCAAAGTGGTGGTGCTGTCGTTCCGCTCCCTCGACCTGGAGAACGACAGCCTGTGTCGCTACGACTACGTGGACGTGTACAGCGGTCACGTCAACGGGCAGCGACTCGGGCGTTTCTGCGGCACGTTCAAACCGGGGGCGCTGGTTTCCACCGGCAACAAGATGACGCTGCAGATGGTGTCGGACGCCAACACGGCCGGCAGCGGCTTCCTGTCCGTTTTCTCTGCCGCGCAGCCGCACGAGAGAG GGGATCAGTACTGTGGGGGCAGACTGGACAAACCTTCTGGAACGTTCAAAACTCCCAACTGGCCCGACAGGGACTACCCAGCCGGTGTCACCTGCTCCTGGCACATAGTGGCGCCAAAGAACCAG ATCATCGAAGTCAAGTTCGAGAAGTTCGACGTGGAGCGTGATAACTACTGCCGCTACGACCACGTGTCCATTTTCAACGGCGGCGAGATCAACGACGCCAGGAGGATCGGGAAGTACTGCGGAGACAGCCCCCCGGC ACCCGTCTTCTCCGAGGGGAACCGGCTCCTCGTCCAGTTCCTGTCGGATCTCAGCCTGACCGCCGACGGCTTCATCGCCCAGTACAAGTTCCGGCCCAAGAAGTTCTCCGTCaccacgccgccgccgccgcccacaAGCACGCAGCCGGTCACGAGCAGGCCCATAC CACTCAAGTACTCGGTGGCCTTGTGCCGGCAGAAGTGCAAACGACGAGGCACACTGGAGAGCAACTTCTGCTCCAGCAACTTTG TGATTAGCGGCACGGTCATTTCGGCAGTGGCGCATGGCGGCAGCGTCCACGCAACTGTGTCCATCATGAACGTGTACAAAGAAGGCAACCTGGCCATTCAGCAAGCGGGGAAGACCATGAGCACCAAGATTGTCATCCTGTGTAAGAAGTGCCCGTTGGTCAGGAGAG GCTTGAACTACGTCTTCATGGGCCACGTGGACGAAGAGGGCCGCGGCAAGGTGAGCCCCCAGCACTTCGTGCTGGCCTTCAAGACCAAGAACCGGAAGGTGCTCGACATGCTGAAGAACAAGCGCTGCTGA
- the pcolce2b gene encoding procollagen C-endopeptidase enhancer 2b isoform X1 encodes MWRVSGLVCAWCLALLVQVCNGQSERRPSFTCGGNITGQSGIIGSQGYPGVYPPNTKCVWRITVPEGKVVVLSFRSLDLENDSLCRYDYVDVYSGHVNGQRLGRFCGTFKPGALVSTGNKMTLQMVSDANTAGSGFLSVFSAAQPHERGDQYCGGRLDKPSGTFKTPNWPDRDYPAGVTCSWHIVAPKNQIIEVKFEKFDVERDNYCRYDHVSIFNGGEINDARRIGKYCGDSPPAPVFSEGNRLLVQFLSDLSLTADGFIAQYKFRPKKFSVTTPPPPPTSTQPVTSRPIPLKYSVALCRQKCKRRGTLESNFCSSNFVISGTVISAVAHGGSVHATVSIMNVYKEGNLAIQQAGKTMSTKIVILCKKCPLVRRGSVCVTSPGLNYVFMGHVDEEGRGKVSPQHFVLAFKTKNRKVLDMLKNKRC; translated from the exons ATGTGGAGAGTGTCCGGGCTGGTTTGCGCGTGGTGTCTCGCCCTCCTCGTCCAAGTCTGTAACGGGCAGTCGGAGAGAAG GCCCTCTTTTACATGTGGGGGAAACATCACTGGACAATCTGGAATAATCGGGAGTCAGGGGTACCCAGGAGTTTACCCCCCAAATACTAAATGCGTGTGGAGGATCACA GTCCCGGAGGGCAAAGTGGTGGTGCTGTCGTTCCGCTCCCTCGACCTGGAGAACGACAGCCTGTGTCGCTACGACTACGTGGACGTGTACAGCGGTCACGTCAACGGGCAGCGACTCGGGCGTTTCTGCGGCACGTTCAAACCGGGGGCGCTGGTTTCCACCGGCAACAAGATGACGCTGCAGATGGTGTCGGACGCCAACACGGCCGGCAGCGGCTTCCTGTCCGTTTTCTCTGCCGCGCAGCCGCACGAGAGAG GGGATCAGTACTGTGGGGGCAGACTGGACAAACCTTCTGGAACGTTCAAAACTCCCAACTGGCCCGACAGGGACTACCCAGCCGGTGTCACCTGCTCCTGGCACATAGTGGCGCCAAAGAACCAG ATCATCGAAGTCAAGTTCGAGAAGTTCGACGTGGAGCGTGATAACTACTGCCGCTACGACCACGTGTCCATTTTCAACGGCGGCGAGATCAACGACGCCAGGAGGATCGGGAAGTACTGCGGAGACAGCCCCCCGGC ACCCGTCTTCTCCGAGGGGAACCGGCTCCTCGTCCAGTTCCTGTCGGATCTCAGCCTGACCGCCGACGGCTTCATCGCCCAGTACAAGTTCCGGCCCAAGAAGTTCTCCGTCaccacgccgccgccgccgcccacaAGCACGCAGCCGGTCACGAGCAGGCCCATAC CACTCAAGTACTCGGTGGCCTTGTGCCGGCAGAAGTGCAAACGACGAGGCACACTGGAGAGCAACTTCTGCTCCAGCAACTTTG TGATTAGCGGCACGGTCATTTCGGCAGTGGCGCATGGCGGCAGCGTCCACGCAACTGTGTCCATCATGAACGTGTACAAAGAAGGCAACCTGGCCATTCAGCAAGCGGGGAAGACCATGAGCACCAAGATTGTCATCCTGTGTAAGAAGTGCCCGTTGGTCAGGAGAG GCTCTGTGTGTGTGACCTCACCAGGCTTGAACTACGTCTTCATGGGCCACGTGGACGAAGAGGGCCGCGGCAAGGTGAGCCCCCAGCACTTCGTGCTGGCCTTCAAGACCAAGAACCGGAAGGTGCTCGACATGCTGAAGAACAAGCGCTGCTGA
- the u2surp gene encoding U2 snRNP-associated SURP motif-containing protein isoform X1, protein MADRPPGGSQKASAKALLESKLKSFSIGKMSVAKRTLSKKEQDEIKKKEDERAAAEIYEEFLAAFEGGGEGKIKAFVRGGIANATKEEAATDEKRGKLYKPKSRFESQSKSILPLETPAQFLPVDKRHFAKKTNEKEKKKSNLELFKEELKQIQEERDERHKMKGRVSRFEPLGGTEGRRSFLDDCAPGSHDVGDPSTTNLYLGNINPQMNEEMLCQEFGRYGPLASVKIMWPRTDEERARERNCGFVAFMNRRDAERALKNLNGKSIMNFEMKLGWGKGVPIPPHPIYIPPSMMEHTLPPPPSGLPFNAQPRERLKNPNAPLVPPPKNKEDFEKTLSQAIVKVVIPTERNLLSLIHRMIEFVVREGPMFEAMIMNREINNPMYRFLFENQSPAHVYYRWKLYTILQGEAPVKWRTDDFRMFKNGSLWRPPPLNPYLHGPYDEGDEEEEEEDSLKKGCLKEDERDKLEEMLRGLTPRRGDVAEAMLFCLTHAEAAEEIVECVAESLSILKTPLPKKIARLYLVSDVLYNSSAKVANASYYRKYFEVKLCQIFADLNATYKTIQGHLQSENFKQRVMSCFRAWEDWAVYPDPFLIKLQNIFLGLVNLAPDKEPVGIPVESEPAEDIDGAPIGEFADGSPIEDVDGMPIDGGPIDGATIDGAPLDDLDGVPIKPSEEDIDGIPFDQSKEATFKVAPSKWEAVDESELESQAVTTSKWEAFEQPEEPKRYAENSDEERSPRSAVATPSYSNPARDDADLKAKLNEEKRSKLREIEVKVMKFQDELESGKRPKKPGQSFQEQVEHYRDKLLQKEKEKEKQEREKEREKRDKEKADTRLKDLKKDKEDTPTRKDKYSSPAVERKRRHSNSPSPSRGSSSRRARSPSPRSERSERSYSKDTSSRSSHKDSPRSLVKKSSKRSPSSPRTPKRSRRSRSRTPKKSSKKSRSKSRSPHSRSHKKSKKSKH, encoded by the exons ATGGCGGACCGACCGCCAGGAGGTTCTCAAAAGGCTAGCGCTAAG GCGCTGCTCGAGAGCAAACTCAAGTCTTTCAGCATCGGCAAAATGTCCGTGGCCAAGCGAACCCTCAGCAAGAAGGAGCAGGATGAGATCAAGAAGAAA GAGGATGAACGTGCTGCGGCGGAGATCTACGAGGAGTTCCTCGCAGCGTTTGAAGGCGGCGGCGAGGGGAAGATTAAAGCTTTTGTTCGCGGCGGGATAGCAAATGCCACAAAGG AGGAGGCGGCGACGGACGAGAAGAGAGGCAAACTGTACAAGCCCAAATCCCGCTTTGAGAGCCAGTCCAAAAGCATCCTGCCCCTGGAAACCCCGGCTCAGTTCTTACCAGTAGACAAACGACAC TTTGCCAAGAAGACCAAtgaaaaggaaaagaagaagagCAACCTGGAGCTATTTAAAGAAGAGCTGAAACA AATCCAGGAGGAGAGGGATGAAAGGCACAAGATGAAGGGGCGAGTTAGTCGTTTTGAACCACTGGGTGGCACGGAAGGAAGACGTTCGT TTTTGGACGACTGCGCGCCCGGTTCCCACGATGTCGGCGACCCGTCCACCACTAACTTGTATCTGGGCAACATCAATCCGCAG ATGAACGAAGAGATGCTTTGTCAAGAATTCGGCCGCTACGGACCACTGGCCAGCGTGAAGATCATGTGGCCCCGGACGGACGAGGAGAGGGCACGGGAGAGGAACTGCGGCTTTGTGGCCTTCATGAACAGGAGGGATGCCGAACGGGCTCTGAAAAACCTCAACG GGAAGTCAATCATGAACTTTGAGATGAAACTGGGGTGGGGCAAAGGCGTGCCCATTCCACCCCACCCCATCTACATCCCTCCGTCCATGATGGAGCACACCCTGCCGCCGCCTCCCTCGGGCCTTCCCTTCAACGCGCAGCCCCGCGAGAGGCTGAAGAACCCCAATGCACCCTTggtccccccacccaaaaacaAGGAGGACTTTGAGAAG ACTCTGTCGCAAGCCATAGTCAAAGTGGTTATCCCAACAGAAAG GAATTTACTCTCTCTCATCCACCGAATGATCGAGTTTGTGGTACGCGAAGGCCCAATGTTTGAAGCCATGATCATGAACCGGGAAATCAACAACCCCATGTACAG GTTTCTTTTTGAGAACCAGAGCCCAGCGCATGTTTACTACAGGTGGAAGCTCTACACCATACTGCAG GGCGAAGCGCCGGTCAAATGGCGAACGGACGACTTTAGAATGTTCAAGAACGGATCCCTGTGGCGCCCCCCGCCTCTCAATCCTTACCTCCACGGCCCGTACGACGAAggcgacgaggaggaggaagaagaggactcGCTcaagaaaggctgcttaaaagaAGA CGAGCGGGACAAGCTGGAGGAGATGCTCCGCGGCTTGACGCCCAGGCGGGGCGACGTGGCCGAGGCCATGTTGTTCTGTCTCACGCACGCCGAGGCCGCCGAAGAGATTGTGGAATGCGTCGCAGAGTCCCTCTCCATCCTCAAGACGCCTCTGCCCAAGAAG ATCGCACGGTTGTATCTGGTGTCCGACGTGCTGTACAACTCCTCTGCCAAAGTGGCCAACGCCTCCTACTACAGGAAATA TTTTGAAGTCAAGCTCTGCCAGATTTTTGCAGACCTCAACGCCACGTACAAAACCATCCAAGGTCACCTTCAGAGTGAAAACTTTAAG CAACGTGTGATGTCGTGCTTCCGAGCGTGGGAGGACTGGGCCGTGTATCCCGACCCCTTTCTCATCAAGTTGCAGAACATATTCCTGGGGCTCGTTAACCTGGCGCCCGACAAGGAGCCTGTGGGAATTCCCGTCGAG TCCGAGCCCGCGGAGGACATCGACGGCGCTCCGATAGGCGAGTTCGCGGACGGCTCGCCGATCGAGGACGTGGACGGGATGCCCATCGACGGCGGGCCCATCGACGGAGCCACGATCGACGGAGCCCCGCTGGACGACCTGGACGGCGTTCCCATCAAGCCTTCGGAGGAGGACATTGACGGAATACCTT TCGACCAGTCCAAGGAGGCCACTTTCAAGGTGGCACCCTCAAAATGGGAAGCCGTGGATGAGTCGGAGCTGGAATCTCAAG CTGTGACCACGTCAAAATGGGAAGCATTTGAGCAGCCCGAAGAACCAAAAAG GTATGCGGAGAACAGCGACGAGGAGCGGAGTCCCCGCTCGGCGGTGGCCACCCCGAGCTACTCCAACCCCGCCAGGGACGACGCCGACCTGAAGGCCAAACTGAACGAGGAGAAGAGGAGCAAGCTCCGAGAGATAGAG GTGAAAGTCATGAAGTTCCAAGACGAGCTGGAATCAGGGAAGAGGCCCAAGAAGCCCGGTCAGAGCTTTCAGGAGCAGGTGGAACATTACAGGGACAAACTACTGCAGAAG gagaaggagaaggagaaacaAGAGCGGGAAAAAGAGCGAGAGAAGAGGGACAAAGAGAAAGCGGACACCAGGTTGAAAGACTTGAAGAAGGACAAGGAAGACACGCCCACCAGGAAAGACAA GTACTCGTCCCCGGCCGTCGAGAGGAAGCGACGACACAGCAACTCCCCCAGCCCCTCgcgtggcagcagcagcagacggGCCCGCTCGCCGTCCCCCCGCTCGGAGCGGTCTGAGCGTTCGTACTCAAAGGATACGTCCTCGCGCTCTTCTCACAAGGACTCCCCGCGCTCTTTGGTTAAGAAGTCCTCAAAGAG ATCTCCGTCATCACCTCGCACGCCCAAGCGCTCGCGGAGGTCGCGCTCCCGGACGCCCAAGAAGTCGAGCAAGAAATCCCGCTCCAAGTCTCGGTCCCCGCACAGCCGATCTCACAAAAAGTCCAAGAAGAGCAAACACTGA
- the dync2i1 gene encoding cytoplasmic dynein 2 intermediate chain 1, whose amino-acid sequence MHNEKKRSMEDTWSAAELKRLLSRTKEQEKEQEHDRKQHRGGESAERRSRDSRGDRDHRDHHGARRDLYAEERRGDRDRRPERDRLEDTSGRARGSREDRDKRDKWRPRKGHEEEREDALKRKEGKERRKDERDKERRRDERDRRRHQGRRDDQDGRERCDDKKPSREEREQYRKQKEERERRHKEKAYHDEKLRREEGAEEERKRRKERRQIGDAERHHSSSKDSRPSHSRETKTKKAEVAEHEPSPDYEDDFEDYEEDFDELDEDAEEEAEKLELGEEVEAIQKAMGEENERVRVSISTLSKDRGEEKPELPRVKSSDERSSRGSQRGKFIDFVAAKQREVDKKVAMKQKKRSAELLRLMDLDFSTTFSLLDLPPVSEYDMYIRNFGAANTKQAYVQCNEENAERDVQTEEVDLSDKWTQHPAEHSGACGDPKRSHESGNVNGMNLDSRRLAVFLRAASQVMAVLLEEDHTERSSFKGRTTQSDTLSFSDGSLRLNMDLPFLRGRAVSQVLFSQAQRHTLLSVHKPPASPDDAEQHRDCTVICVWNMWEPSRPQKILLCDSEVQCCCFSPGKATLVFSGTSVGSVALWDLREPDGDHQRLKVGGEEWTFRRPTFSTDAVPSAHSLPVTSVEVVATNAGVVFLASEEELLGLSFRLASLDESGLLNLWVVVQLPKGNEAGSQTDLGLRPGGKVKLLHSSACVTAEGASASQLDKPGAPPPQCLHLKFLPTDPSHFFIGTNLGLVSHGTTQGLKALPKRYTSQESATRLVDVSAVHFSPFRPNLFLVGCGDGSVRLHEVSCEKPVDEWTDGTAGEAVVSLQWSQTRPAVFWVLDAASRLHIWDLLKSDKAPVVTERLDADRLTAMAAFGDPGQQNMYSGIATAHRSGKIEMHYFTREFTVQSCEEEQALEAKIVQSL is encoded by the exons ATGCATAACGAGAAG AAAAGAAGCATGGAAGACACCTGGTCTGCTGCCGAGCTGAAAAGACTACTTTCCAGGACTAAGGAGCAGGAGAAGGAGCAAGAGCACGACAGAAAGCAGCACCGCGGTGGAGAATCCGCGGAGAGACGTTCTAGGGACTCCCGAGGGGACCGAGACCACAG AGACCATCACGGAGCCAGACGGGACTTGTACGCAGAGGAAAGAAGGGGTGACCGGGACAGGAGGCCGGAGCGAGACAGGTTGGAGGACACGAGCGGACGTGCACGCGGCTCCAGAGAGGACAGAGACAAGCGGGATAAATGGAGGCCGAGGAAGGGACATGAGGAGGAGCGGGAAGACGCACTCAAGAGAAAGGAGGGTAAGGAGAGGCGAAAGGACGAGCGGGATAAAGAAAGACGGCGGGACGAACGGGACAGGAGGAGACACCAAGGGAGACGGGACGACCAAGACGGACGAGAGAGGTGCGACGACAAGAAGCCATCGAGGGAAGAAAGAG AACAATAccgaaaacaaaaagaagagcGAGAAAGGAGACACAAAGAGAAAGCGTATCAC GATGAAAAGCTGAGGCGAGAAgagggggcagaggaagagaggAAAAGACGGAAAGAGAGGCGGCAAATAGGTGACGCTGAGAGACATCACAGCAGCTCCAAGGACTCCAGACCGAGTCACAGCCGTGAGACCAAGACGAAAAAAGCTGAG GTAGCCGAGCATGAGCCTTCGCCAGACTACGAAGATGACTTTGAG GATTACGAAGAGGATTTCGACGAACTGGACGAGGACGCAGAGGAAGAGGCCGAGAAACTGGAGCTGGGCGAGGAGGTTGAAGCCATCCAAAAAGCCATGGGCGAGGAGAACGAACGTGTCCGAGTCTCTATTTCTACTCTTAGCAAAGACAGAGGAGAGGAAAAGCCTGAATTGCCCAGAG TCAAAAGCTCAGATGAGAGGAGCAGCAGAGGCTCCCAGCGAGGAAAGTTTATCGACTTTGTGGCGGCGAAGCAGCGAGAAGTCGACAAGAAAGTGGCCATGAAACAAAA GAAACGCAGCGCCGAGCTGCTTCGTTTAATGGATCTGGATTTCTCCACCACCTTCTCCCTTCTGGATCTGCCTCCCgtcagcgaatatgacatgtacATCCGGAACTTTGGAGCTGCAAACACAAAGCAG GCTTACGTCCAGTGCAACGAGGAAAATGCCGAGCGGGACGTCCAGACCGAGGAGGTGGACTTGAGTGACAAGTGGACGCAGCATCCCGCAGAGCACAGCGGTGCCTGTGGCG ATCCAAAGCGGTCACATGAAAGTGGAAACGTGAACGGAATGAACTTGGATTCAAGACGTTTGGCCGTCTTCTTGCGTGCCGCCTCCCAG GTAATGGCGGTGCTGCTGGAGGAGGATCACACCGAGAGGAGTTCCTTCAAGGGCCGGACGACGCAATCGGACACCCTGTCTTTCAGCGACGGAAGTCTGCGGCTCAACATGGACTTGCCTTTTCTCCGCG GTCGCGCCGTCAGCCAGGTGCTCTTCTCTCAGGCGCAGAGACACACGCTCCTGTCTGTTCACAAGCCGCCAGCTTCACCCGATGATGCCGAGCAGCATCGCGACTGCACCGTCATCTGCGTGTGGAACATGTGGGAGCCGTCCAGACCGCAGAAGATCCTGCTCTGTGATTCAGAG GTGCAGTGCTGCTGTTTCAGCCCGGGAAAGGCCACGCTGGTGTTCTCCGGCACGTCCGTCGGCTCCGTGGCGCTGTGGGACCTACGAGAGCCCGACGGCGACCACCAACGGCTGAAGGTGGGCGGCGAGGAGTGGACCTTCAGACGGCCTACCTTCTCTACCG ATGCAGTGCCCTCGGCCCATTCCCTGCCGGTGACGTCGGTGGAGGTCGTTGCCACCAACGCCGGAGTGGTCTTTTTAGCATCCGAAGAAG AATTGTTGGGCTTGTCCTTCCGGTTGGCCTCTCTGGATGAGAGCGGGCTCTTGAATCTTTGG GTGGTAGTGCAACTTCCCAAAGGCAACGAGGCAGGCTCCCAGACAGATCTAG GTCTGAGGCCGGGTGGAAAAGTGAAGCTGCTGCACAGCTCCGCCTGCGTGACGGCCGAGGG GGCGTCAGCGTCGCAGTTGGACAAACCAggggcgccgccgccgcagtgCCTTCATCTGAAATTTCTTCCCACTGACCCCAGTCATTTCTTCATCGGCACCAACTTG GGTCTGGTCAGTCACGGCACCACTCAGGGTTTGAAGGCCCTGCCCAAGCGCTACACCTCGCAGGAGTCGGCCACCCGGCTCGTTGATGTCAGCGCCGTCCACTTTTCTCCTTTCAGGCCAAACTTGTTTTTG GTGGGCTGCGGGGACGGCAGCGTACGGTTACACGAGGTCAGCTGCGAGAAACCGGTGGACGAGTGGACGGACGGCACGGCCGGCGAGGCGGTGGTCTCGCTGCAGTGGAGCCAAACTAGGCCTGCGGTCTTCTGGGTGTTGGACGCCGCATCTCGCCTTCATATCTGGGACCTGCTGAAGAGCGACAAAGCGCCTGTTGTCACAGAGCGCCTGGACGCGGACAG GCTGACGGCCATGGCTGCATTTGGAGATCCGGGACAACAGAACATGTACTCTGGAATAGCGACGGCACACCGTTCGGGTAAAATCGAAATGCACTATTTCACAAGGGAGTTCACTGTCCAAAGTTGTGAAGAAGAACAAGCATTAGAAGCAAAGATTGTACAATCTCtttga
- the u2surp gene encoding U2 snRNP-associated SURP motif-containing protein isoform X2: protein MHPWSPHPKTRRTLRRNLLSLIHRMIEFVVREGPMFEAMIMNREINNPMYRFLFENQSPAHVYYRWKLYTILQGEAPVKWRTDDFRMFKNGSLWRPPPLNPYLHGPYDEGDEEEEEEDSLKKGCLKEDERDKLEEMLRGLTPRRGDVAEAMLFCLTHAEAAEEIVECVAESLSILKTPLPKKIARLYLVSDVLYNSSAKVANASYYRKYFEVKLCQIFADLNATYKTIQGHLQSENFKQRVMSCFRAWEDWAVYPDPFLIKLQNIFLGLVNLAPDKEPVGIPVESEPAEDIDGAPIGEFADGSPIEDVDGMPIDGGPIDGATIDGAPLDDLDGVPIKPSEEDIDGIPFDQSKEATFKVAPSKWEAVDESELESQAVTTSKWEAFEQPEEPKRYAENSDEERSPRSAVATPSYSNPARDDADLKAKLNEEKRSKLREIEVKVMKFQDELESGKRPKKPGQSFQEQVEHYRDKLLQKEKEKEKQEREKEREKRDKEKADTRLKDLKKDKEDTPTRKDKYSSPAVERKRRHSNSPSPSRGSSSRRARSPSPRSERSERSYSKDTSSRSSHKDSPRSLVKKSSKRSPSSPRTPKRSRRSRSRTPKKSSKKSRSKSRSPHSRSHKKSKKSKH from the exons ATGCACCCTTggtccccccacccaaaaacaAGGAGGACTTTGAGAAG GAATTTACTCTCTCTCATCCACCGAATGATCGAGTTTGTGGTACGCGAAGGCCCAATGTTTGAAGCCATGATCATGAACCGGGAAATCAACAACCCCATGTACAG GTTTCTTTTTGAGAACCAGAGCCCAGCGCATGTTTACTACAGGTGGAAGCTCTACACCATACTGCAG GGCGAAGCGCCGGTCAAATGGCGAACGGACGACTTTAGAATGTTCAAGAACGGATCCCTGTGGCGCCCCCCGCCTCTCAATCCTTACCTCCACGGCCCGTACGACGAAggcgacgaggaggaggaagaagaggactcGCTcaagaaaggctgcttaaaagaAGA CGAGCGGGACAAGCTGGAGGAGATGCTCCGCGGCTTGACGCCCAGGCGGGGCGACGTGGCCGAGGCCATGTTGTTCTGTCTCACGCACGCCGAGGCCGCCGAAGAGATTGTGGAATGCGTCGCAGAGTCCCTCTCCATCCTCAAGACGCCTCTGCCCAAGAAG ATCGCACGGTTGTATCTGGTGTCCGACGTGCTGTACAACTCCTCTGCCAAAGTGGCCAACGCCTCCTACTACAGGAAATA TTTTGAAGTCAAGCTCTGCCAGATTTTTGCAGACCTCAACGCCACGTACAAAACCATCCAAGGTCACCTTCAGAGTGAAAACTTTAAG CAACGTGTGATGTCGTGCTTCCGAGCGTGGGAGGACTGGGCCGTGTATCCCGACCCCTTTCTCATCAAGTTGCAGAACATATTCCTGGGGCTCGTTAACCTGGCGCCCGACAAGGAGCCTGTGGGAATTCCCGTCGAG TCCGAGCCCGCGGAGGACATCGACGGCGCTCCGATAGGCGAGTTCGCGGACGGCTCGCCGATCGAGGACGTGGACGGGATGCCCATCGACGGCGGGCCCATCGACGGAGCCACGATCGACGGAGCCCCGCTGGACGACCTGGACGGCGTTCCCATCAAGCCTTCGGAGGAGGACATTGACGGAATACCTT TCGACCAGTCCAAGGAGGCCACTTTCAAGGTGGCACCCTCAAAATGGGAAGCCGTGGATGAGTCGGAGCTGGAATCTCAAG CTGTGACCACGTCAAAATGGGAAGCATTTGAGCAGCCCGAAGAACCAAAAAG GTATGCGGAGAACAGCGACGAGGAGCGGAGTCCCCGCTCGGCGGTGGCCACCCCGAGCTACTCCAACCCCGCCAGGGACGACGCCGACCTGAAGGCCAAACTGAACGAGGAGAAGAGGAGCAAGCTCCGAGAGATAGAG GTGAAAGTCATGAAGTTCCAAGACGAGCTGGAATCAGGGAAGAGGCCCAAGAAGCCCGGTCAGAGCTTTCAGGAGCAGGTGGAACATTACAGGGACAAACTACTGCAGAAG gagaaggagaaggagaaacaAGAGCGGGAAAAAGAGCGAGAGAAGAGGGACAAAGAGAAAGCGGACACCAGGTTGAAAGACTTGAAGAAGGACAAGGAAGACACGCCCACCAGGAAAGACAA GTACTCGTCCCCGGCCGTCGAGAGGAAGCGACGACACAGCAACTCCCCCAGCCCCTCgcgtggcagcagcagcagacggGCCCGCTCGCCGTCCCCCCGCTCGGAGCGGTCTGAGCGTTCGTACTCAAAGGATACGTCCTCGCGCTCTTCTCACAAGGACTCCCCGCGCTCTTTGGTTAAGAAGTCCTCAAAGAG ATCTCCGTCATCACCTCGCACGCCCAAGCGCTCGCGGAGGTCGCGCTCCCGGACGCCCAAGAAGTCGAGCAAGAAATCCCGCTCCAAGTCTCGGTCCCCGCACAGCCGATCTCACAAAAAGTCCAAGAAGAGCAAACACTGA